A section of the Streptomyces sp. Je 1-369 genome encodes:
- a CDS encoding 6-phospho-beta-glucosidase — protein MQLTILGGGGFRVPLVYRALLGDRAEGRVTDVVLHDLDAARLGAVTRVLADQATDILDAPTVTATADLDEALRGADFVFSAIRVGGLEGRAADERVALAEGVLGQETVGAGGIAYGLRTVPVAVDIARRVARLAPDAWVINFTNPAGLVTEAMARHLGDRVVGICDSPVGLGRRVAQVLGGNPDEAFIDYAGLNHLGWLRGLHIAGRDELPRLLADPGLLGSFEQGRLFGADWLQTLGMIPNEYLHYYYFNRDTVRAYQQAARTRGAFLHTQQARFYDEMRSADTPALKTWTTTLAEREAAYMAENREAAGVGERAEEDLESGGYEKVALALMRAIARDERATLILNVRNGTTLSALDADAVVEVPCSVDANGAHPMSVSPLPGHATGLVCAVKAVEREVLAAADSGSSATAVKAFALHPLVDSVAVARRLVDGYRAVHPGLAYLR, from the coding sequence ATGCAGCTGACAATTCTGGGAGGTGGCGGGTTCCGCGTGCCGCTCGTGTACAGGGCCCTCCTCGGGGACCGCGCCGAGGGCCGCGTCACCGACGTCGTCCTGCACGACCTGGACGCGGCACGGCTCGGCGCCGTCACCCGCGTACTCGCCGACCAGGCCACCGACATCCTTGACGCGCCCACCGTCACCGCCACCGCCGACCTCGACGAGGCGCTCCGCGGCGCCGACTTCGTGTTCTCCGCGATCCGCGTCGGCGGCCTGGAGGGGCGCGCCGCCGACGAGCGCGTCGCCCTCGCCGAGGGCGTCCTCGGACAGGAGACGGTCGGCGCGGGCGGCATCGCGTACGGCCTGCGCACCGTGCCCGTCGCCGTCGACATCGCCCGCCGCGTCGCCCGGCTCGCCCCCGACGCCTGGGTCATCAACTTCACCAACCCCGCGGGACTGGTCACCGAGGCCATGGCACGCCACCTGGGCGACCGCGTCGTCGGCATCTGCGACTCACCGGTGGGCCTCGGCCGCCGGGTCGCGCAGGTGCTCGGCGGCAACCCCGACGAAGCCTTCATCGACTACGCGGGCCTCAACCACCTCGGCTGGCTGCGCGGGCTGCACATCGCGGGCCGCGACGAACTGCCGCGGCTGCTCGCCGATCCCGGCCTCCTCGGCTCCTTCGAGCAGGGCAGGCTGTTCGGTGCCGACTGGCTCCAGACGCTCGGCATGATCCCCAACGAATACCTGCACTACTACTACTTCAACCGCGACACCGTACGCGCCTACCAGCAGGCCGCACGGACCCGCGGTGCCTTTCTCCACACCCAACAGGCCCGCTTCTACGACGAGATGCGCAGCGCCGACACCCCCGCCCTCAAGACCTGGACCACGACCCTCGCCGAGCGCGAGGCGGCGTACATGGCGGAGAACAGGGAAGCGGCGGGCGTGGGGGAGCGGGCCGAGGAGGACCTGGAGTCCGGCGGGTACGAGAAGGTCGCCCTCGCGCTGATGCGGGCCATCGCGCGCGACGAACGGGCGACCCTGATCCTCAACGTCCGCAACGGCACGACCCTCTCCGCGCTCGACGCGGACGCCGTCGTCGAGGTGCCGTGCTCCGTCGACGCCAACGGCGCTCACCCCATGTCGGTCTCGCCGCTCCCCGGGCACGCCACGGGTCTGGTGTGCGCGGTCAAGGCGGTCGAGCGCGAGGTGCTCGCGGCGGCGGACAGCGGTTCGTCGGCCACCGCCGTCAAGGCGTTCGCCCTGCACCCGCTGGTCGACTCGGTGGCGGTGGCACGACGACTGGTGGACGGCTACCGGGCGGTGCATCCCGGGTTGGCGTACCTGAGATGA
- a CDS encoding (2Fe-2S) ferredoxin domain-containing protein, with protein sequence MSPVVSIGAAARRPCTLVVCRGCCCGDARKNPGIDHDWQLERLRSAAAASRGRFTVRTSDCLGPCGQANLVVVQPSYEGRRRGGRAAWVGFVTDDESLDGILAWAEAGGPGLAQPSATLALQMVDPRAV encoded by the coding sequence ATGAGTCCCGTCGTCTCCATCGGTGCCGCAGCCCGCCGCCCCTGCACGCTCGTCGTGTGCCGGGGCTGCTGCTGCGGCGACGCGCGCAAGAATCCCGGCATCGACCACGACTGGCAGCTGGAACGGCTGCGCTCCGCGGCGGCGGCGTCGCGGGGCCGGTTCACGGTGCGCACGAGCGACTGCCTCGGCCCGTGCGGCCAGGCCAACCTGGTCGTGGTCCAGCCGTCGTACGAGGGACGCAGGCGGGGCGGCCGCGCGGCCTGGGTCGGCTTTGTCACGGACGACGAGTCCCTCGACGGCATACTCGCCTGGGCGGAGGCGGGCGGCCCGGGCCTGGCGCAGCCGTCGGCGACGCTCGCGTTGCAGATGGTGGATCCGCGGGCGGTCTAG
- a CDS encoding FBP domain-containing protein has product MQPVGENEIRASFVNCSKGEARRLTLPTGFPDTPWSDLDFLGWRDPKAPDRGYVVTWRDGKPVGFALRASTGTRKSLLKSSICSVCVTPQSGSGIALLVAPKAGAAGRQGNSVGMYICADLACSLYVRGKKHTVLTRRLEESLTPEEQNARTLRNLDGFLDQIIGE; this is encoded by the coding sequence ATGCAGCCCGTAGGTGAGAACGAGATCCGCGCGTCCTTTGTGAACTGTTCGAAGGGCGAGGCCCGTCGGCTCACTCTCCCCACGGGCTTCCCCGACACTCCCTGGTCCGACCTGGACTTCCTGGGGTGGCGCGACCCCAAGGCCCCCGACCGCGGCTACGTCGTGACATGGCGGGACGGCAAGCCCGTGGGCTTCGCTCTGCGCGCCTCCACGGGGACGCGCAAGAGCCTGCTGAAGTCGAGCATCTGCTCGGTCTGCGTGACACCGCAGTCCGGCTCCGGCATCGCGCTGCTCGTCGCCCCGAAGGCGGGCGCGGCGGGCCGTCAGGGCAACTCGGTCGGCATGTACATCTGCGCGGACCTGGCCTGCTCCCTCTACGTACGGGGCAAGAAGCACACGGTGCTCACCCGCCGCCTGGAGGAAAGCCTCACGCCGGAGGAGCAGAACGCCCGCACCCTGCGGAACCTCGACGGGTTCCTGGACCAGATCATCGGCGAGTAG
- a CDS encoding GNAT family N-acetyltransferase → MVEEGGTADATDTADATPHPLDNPALASLTGPHAHFAEGRGRVVRYPVGVSPFLALPDDVTDADWADLAAFAGPGAEVPLLASTVRIPDGWEKTFDVPGVQLVDDGVAAAPDPEAVRLGPDDVPEMLDLVGRTEPGPFAPRTVELGTYLGIRRGGALVAMAGERLHPPGWTEISAVCTDPAHRGQGLGTRLVLAVAHGIRARGERPFLHTAAGNTNAIRLYESLGFRLRRTTAFRGALVPGQAAAAEK, encoded by the coding sequence CTGGTGGAAGAGGGGGGTACGGCGGACGCCACAGACACAGCCGACGCCACCCCCCACCCCCTCGACAACCCCGCCCTCGCCTCCCTCACAGGACCGCACGCGCACTTCGCCGAGGGGCGAGGGCGCGTGGTGCGGTATCCGGTCGGCGTGTCGCCGTTCCTCGCGCTGCCCGACGACGTGACGGATGCGGACTGGGCCGATCTGGCCGCGTTCGCCGGGCCCGGCGCCGAGGTGCCGCTGCTCGCTTCGACGGTGCGGATACCCGACGGGTGGGAGAAGACCTTCGACGTGCCGGGCGTGCAGCTCGTGGACGACGGGGTCGCCGCCGCGCCGGACCCGGAGGCCGTGCGGCTCGGTCCTGACGACGTGCCCGAGATGCTGGATCTGGTCGGGCGCACGGAGCCGGGCCCCTTCGCGCCCCGCACCGTCGAGCTCGGCACGTATCTCGGGATACGCCGCGGAGGCGCCCTCGTCGCGATGGCCGGGGAGCGGCTGCACCCGCCGGGCTGGACGGAGATCAGCGCGGTCTGCACCGACCCCGCGCACCGCGGCCAGGGCCTCGGGACCCGTCTCGTCCTCGCCGTCGCCCACGGCATCAGGGCGCGCGGCGAGCGGCCGTTCCTGCACACGGCGGCGGGGAACACGAACGCCATCCGGCTCTACGAGTCACTCGGCTTCCGGCTCCGGCGGACGACGGCGTTCCGCGGGGCGCTCGTGCCCGGCCAGGCGGCGGCCGCCGAAAAATGA
- a CDS encoding NADP-dependent oxidoreductase, translated as MPKVYAFTRHGGPEVEAFLDLPVPEPGPGQLLVAVRAAGVNPVDWKLRAGKRRPGQAPLAGHEVLGSEVAGVVRAVGPGVEGFAVGDPVFGNPVTGGYAEFTLVPADIAAHKPDTLPFVEAAVLPVAAATAYDGLRQLDLPAGATLLITGAGGGVGVAATQIARHFGLRVVGTASAAKKEFVESFGAVHVPPGPRLAERVREAAPGGRVDAVFDLVGGADLAEVAPLLSDRRKLITAAAKETVTELGGAPVARARTSAVLDEIALLAVAGVLRPQVTATYPLDRAGDALRAVEDGHARGKIVIEVTA; from the coding sequence ATGCCCAAGGTGTACGCGTTCACCCGTCACGGGGGACCGGAGGTGGAGGCCTTCCTCGACCTTCCGGTACCGGAGCCGGGACCCGGGCAGCTGCTCGTCGCGGTGCGTGCGGCCGGTGTGAACCCGGTCGACTGGAAGCTGCGCGCGGGCAAGCGGCGGCCGGGGCAGGCGCCGCTTGCCGGTCATGAGGTGCTGGGCAGCGAGGTCGCCGGTGTCGTACGGGCGGTCGGACCCGGTGTCGAGGGCTTCGCGGTCGGCGACCCGGTCTTCGGCAATCCGGTCACCGGCGGGTACGCGGAGTTCACGCTGGTCCCCGCGGACATCGCCGCCCACAAGCCGGACACGCTCCCGTTCGTCGAGGCGGCGGTACTGCCGGTGGCCGCGGCGACGGCGTACGACGGGCTGCGCCAGCTGGACCTGCCCGCGGGCGCGACCCTGCTGATCACGGGCGCCGGGGGCGGCGTCGGGGTGGCGGCGACCCAGATCGCCCGGCACTTCGGACTGCGGGTGGTGGGCACGGCGAGCGCGGCGAAGAAGGAGTTCGTCGAGTCCTTCGGCGCCGTCCACGTGCCGCCGGGCCCCCGGCTGGCGGAGCGCGTACGTGAGGCGGCCCCGGGTGGCCGCGTCGACGCGGTCTTCGACCTGGTGGGCGGCGCGGACCTGGCGGAGGTGGCCCCCTTGCTCTCCGACCGCAGAAAACTGATCACGGCGGCGGCGAAGGAAACGGTGACGGAACTGGGCGGCGCACCGGTGGCCCGGGCCCGCACGTCGGCGGTCCTGGACGAGATCGCACTCCTCGCCGTGGCGGGCGTACTGCGTCCGCAGGTGACGGCGACGTACCCCCTGGACCGCGCGGGCGACGCGCTGCGCGCGGTGGAGGACGGCCACGCACGCGGCAAGATCGTGATCGAGGTGACGGCGTGA
- the ppk2 gene encoding polyphosphate kinase 2, which produces MEGQRQGEGRTVEPTGGNEDDLLEGLSVDEARPERPVLLDEQGRPLQTWRENYPYATKLTRSVYERRKRILQIELLKLQKTVREQGLRIAVLCEGRDAAGKGGTIKRFTERLNPRGARTVALDKPTEREAGQWYFQRYVAQLPSAGEIVFFDRSWYNRAGVEPVMGFCTPKEHQHFLEQAPQFEKMITEDGIVLIKFWFSVSRAEQRTRFAIRQVDPVRQWKLSSTDIASLDLWDAYTYAKVQMFRATDAPHAPWTVVKTNDKRRGRLEAMRHLLLQLDYEAKDTEAVGKADPLIIGPANTLLEPGEDPTDLSPSKLADKGRGPGQHPGR; this is translated from the coding sequence GTGGAGGGACAGAGACAGGGAGAGGGCCGCACGGTGGAGCCGACCGGTGGGAACGAAGACGATCTGCTCGAAGGGCTGTCCGTCGACGAGGCGCGCCCGGAGCGTCCCGTGCTCCTCGACGAGCAGGGGCGGCCCCTTCAGACGTGGCGGGAGAACTACCCGTACGCGACGAAGCTGACCCGGAGCGTGTACGAACGGCGCAAGCGGATCCTCCAGATCGAGCTGCTCAAGCTGCAGAAGACCGTGCGTGAGCAGGGGCTGCGCATCGCGGTGCTGTGCGAGGGACGTGACGCGGCGGGCAAGGGCGGCACGATCAAACGGTTCACCGAGCGGCTGAACCCGCGCGGTGCCCGGACGGTGGCGCTGGACAAGCCCACCGAGCGCGAGGCGGGCCAGTGGTACTTCCAGCGGTACGTCGCGCAGCTGCCGTCGGCCGGTGAGATCGTCTTCTTCGACCGGTCCTGGTACAACCGCGCCGGTGTCGAGCCGGTGATGGGCTTCTGCACCCCCAAGGAGCACCAGCACTTCCTGGAGCAGGCGCCGCAGTTCGAGAAGATGATCACCGAGGACGGCATCGTCCTCATCAAGTTCTGGTTCTCCGTCTCCCGGGCCGAGCAGCGGACGCGGTTCGCGATCCGGCAGGTCGACCCCGTGCGCCAGTGGAAGCTGTCCTCCACCGACATCGCCTCACTGGACCTGTGGGACGCCTACACCTACGCGAAGGTCCAGATGTTCCGGGCCACGGACGCGCCGCACGCCCCGTGGACCGTCGTGAAGACCAACGACAAGCGGCGCGGCCGCCTCGAAGCCATGCGCCATCTCCTGCTCCAGCTCGATTACGAGGCGAAGGACACGGAGGCCGTCGGCAAGGCCGACCCCCTGATCATCGGCCCCGCCAACACGCTCCTCGAACCGGGGGAGGACCCCACGGACCTGTCGCCGAGCAAGCTCGCGGACAAGGGCCGGGGGCCCGGCCAGCACCCTGGCAGGTGA
- a CDS encoding DUF664 domain-containing protein, which translates to MTSSRRAVFFTGEAKDPRFGSVTTGDERAMLISFVRSQRETLEIKCRGLEAELGERSVEPSALSLLGLLRHLTDVERRWFRMALAGLDVSPLYATPENADEDFDGAVAEPGAVAAAWEAWRAEVEFAEKFVAEAPDLDVEGQSPLFGTVSLRWVLLHLVQEYARHNGHADLLRERIDGTVGL; encoded by the coding sequence ATGACTTCAAGCAGAAGAGCCGTCTTCTTCACGGGCGAAGCGAAGGACCCCCGCTTCGGCTCGGTCACCACCGGGGACGAACGGGCCATGCTCATCAGCTTCGTGCGGTCCCAGCGCGAAACCCTGGAGATCAAGTGCCGGGGTCTGGAGGCCGAGTTGGGCGAACGGTCCGTCGAGCCCTCCGCGCTGTCGCTGCTCGGCCTGCTCCGGCACCTCACCGACGTGGAGCGCCGCTGGTTCCGGATGGCCCTCGCCGGTCTCGACGTGTCGCCCCTCTACGCCACGCCGGAGAACGCCGACGAGGACTTCGACGGAGCGGTGGCGGAGCCGGGTGCGGTCGCCGCGGCCTGGGAGGCGTGGCGGGCCGAGGTGGAGTTCGCCGAGAAGTTCGTGGCGGAGGCGCCCGATCTCGACGTCGAGGGGCAGAGCCCGCTGTTCGGCACGGTGTCGCTGCGCTGGGTGCTCCTGCACCTGGTCCAGGAGTACGCCCGCCACAACGGCCACGCCGATCTGCTGCGGGAGCGGATCGACGGGACGGTGGGGCTGTAG
- a CDS encoding serine hydrolase domain-containing protein — translation MTVRIHGTCAPGFDGVRAEFERSFAERDELGAAVAATVDGELVVDLWGGDADRSGTRPWERDTLVNVYSTTKGMTALCAHLLVDRGELDLDAPVARYWPEFAEAGKADIPVRWLLSHRAGLIAPGEPMAPGAVYDWEKVTEALAATRPWWRPGTAQGYHAVTFGFLVGEVVRRITGVSLGTFLRTEVTGPLGADVHVGTPESEHGRCADMAPPVSRETPPSASSSSSSSSSRTIFGDAPKPPVAGLSDHPMAPATLALQYLPLGDVNAAPYRRAEIPAANGHATARGIAAVYAELACGRLLSPGALERLRTSQSDGDEPDLVLRVGTPLAETWPWGLGYMLNQYGQAGPSPRAFGHGGAGGSYAFADPENGVSYAYTMNRMGAGTSGEDLRSVHLVGALYEGLRERGTVQGR, via the coding sequence ATGACTGTGCGCATCCACGGCACCTGCGCCCCCGGCTTCGACGGCGTGCGAGCGGAGTTCGAGCGGAGCTTCGCCGAGCGCGACGAGCTCGGGGCGGCCGTCGCGGCCACCGTCGACGGTGAGCTCGTCGTCGACCTGTGGGGCGGCGACGCGGACCGGTCCGGCACCCGCCCCTGGGAGCGGGACACCCTGGTCAACGTCTACTCCACGACCAAGGGCATGACGGCGCTCTGCGCCCATCTCCTCGTCGACCGCGGCGAGTTGGACCTGGACGCACCCGTCGCACGCTACTGGCCCGAGTTCGCCGAGGCCGGGAAGGCCGACATCCCGGTGCGCTGGCTGCTCAGCCACCGTGCCGGGCTCATCGCGCCGGGCGAGCCGATGGCGCCGGGCGCGGTGTACGACTGGGAGAAGGTGACCGAGGCGCTGGCGGCGACGCGGCCGTGGTGGCGTCCCGGCACCGCCCAGGGCTACCACGCGGTGACGTTCGGCTTCCTGGTCGGCGAGGTCGTCCGGCGCATCACGGGGGTCTCGCTCGGGACGTTCCTGCGTACGGAGGTCACCGGGCCGCTGGGCGCGGACGTCCACGTCGGCACGCCGGAGAGCGAGCACGGGCGGTGCGCGGACATGGCGCCGCCGGTTTCCCGAGAGACGCCGCCCTCCGCGTCGTCCTCGTCCTCATCCTCGTCCTCGCGCACCATATTCGGCGACGCGCCGAAGCCTCCGGTCGCCGGCCTGTCGGACCACCCCATGGCACCGGCCACCCTCGCACTCCAGTACCTGCCGCTCGGCGACGTGAACGCCGCCCCCTACCGCCGCGCGGAGATCCCCGCCGCCAACGGCCACGCCACCGCACGCGGAATCGCCGCCGTGTACGCGGAGTTGGCGTGCGGACGGCTCCTCTCGCCCGGCGCCCTGGAGCGGCTGCGCACCAGTCAGAGCGACGGCGACGAGCCGGACCTCGTCCTGCGGGTGGGCACCCCGCTCGCCGAGACGTGGCCGTGGGGCCTCGGCTACATGCTCAACCAGTACGGTCAGGCGGGCCCCAGCCCGCGGGCGTTCGGGCACGGCGGCGCGGGCGGGTCGTACGCCTTCGCCGACCCGGAGAACGGCGTCTCGTACGCGTACACGATGAACCGCATGGGCGCGGGCACCTCGGGCGAGGACCTGCGCAGCGTCCACCTGGTCGGTGCGCTGTACGAGGGGCTCCGTGAACGGGGTACCGTGCAGGGCCGATGA
- a CDS encoding cation transporting ATPase C-terminal domain-containing protein: MDKEYLKKPRAWDAKGIGRFMVRIGPISSVFDITTFLVLWYVIGADSPARQTLFQTGWFVEGLLSQTLIVHMIRTRKIPFVQSRASLPVLVMTGAVMLFGLWLPFSPLAGALSMQPLPMSYFPWLIGTLLAYCALTQGVKGWYIRRHHEWL, encoded by the coding sequence ATGGACAAGGAGTACCTGAAGAAGCCGCGGGCCTGGGACGCGAAGGGCATCGGCCGGTTCATGGTGCGGATCGGCCCGATCAGCTCGGTCTTCGACATCACGACCTTCCTGGTCCTGTGGTACGTCATCGGGGCCGACTCCCCCGCCCGGCAGACCCTGTTCCAGACGGGCTGGTTCGTCGAGGGACTGCTCTCCCAGACCCTCATCGTGCACATGATCCGCACGCGGAAGATCCCGTTCGTCCAGTCCCGCGCGTCGCTGCCGGTCCTGGTGATGACCGGCGCGGTGATGCTCTTCGGCCTATGGCTGCCGTTCTCCCCGCTGGCCGGGGCGCTGTCGATGCAGCCGCTGCCGATGAGCTACTTCCCGTGGCTGATCGGAACGCTGCTCGCGTACTGCGCGCTCACGCAGGGGGTGAAGGGCTGGTACATACGGCGGCACCACGAATGGCTGTAG
- the mgtA gene encoding magnesium-translocating P-type ATPase, with protein sequence MNKLIPQVRLAPPGENPRPAPRTRKAAELDARTREVGARLAELSALPARDVLHELNATTRGLRQDQVLERIERYGENTVAHDRAPHWTAQLAKSFWNPFIGVLVVLAAVMYWQDPADPGVYILTSMVLISALLRFWQEFRSSRSAEALKKLVTTSCAVRRRWCETADTEEIPMEQVVPGDLVRLAAGDLVPADLRLLTAKDLMVSQAALSGESLPVAKADTRAHDLGQQATADPVEADNLCLMGTSVTSGTATGVVVATGAHTYFGSMASALTGDRPQTAFDVGVRRVSLLLIRFMLVMVPVVFAINGFTKGDWDQALLFSISVAVGLTPEMLPMVVSANLARGAVAMSKHQVVVKQLNAIQNLGAMDVLCTDKTGTLTEDRIVLDRYLGTRGEEDREVLEYAYLNSHFQTGLRNLMDQAVIDRVDEAEAVVVDHLFTVIDEIPFDFARRRMSVVLRRNELSGPVFEHTLITKGAVEEVLDRCDHMMDGGERVGLTPELRAHVTHLTDRHNREGLRVLAVATRTFPVDPDTAERETYSVADESELTLLGFLAFLDPPKKDAAATLRALAENGVAVKVVTGDNELVAARVCADVGLDTDELITGATVDLVDDVELIELARTTTVFAKVNPVQKARIVRALKADGHTVGFLGDGINDAAALREADVGVSVDTAVDIAKESADIILLKKDLLVLEQGILMGRQTFGNTIKYIKMTASSNFGNVFSVLVASAFIPFQPMLAIHLLVQNLCYDVSQLAIP encoded by the coding sequence ATGAACAAGCTGATTCCCCAGGTACGCCTGGCCCCGCCAGGCGAGAACCCCCGCCCCGCCCCCCGTACCCGCAAGGCCGCCGAACTCGACGCCCGCACCCGCGAGGTCGGCGCCCGGCTCGCCGAACTCAGCGCGCTCCCCGCCCGCGACGTCCTGCACGAGCTCAACGCCACGACGCGCGGCCTGCGTCAGGACCAGGTCCTGGAACGCATCGAGCGGTACGGCGAGAACACCGTCGCCCACGACCGCGCCCCGCACTGGACCGCGCAGCTCGCCAAGTCCTTCTGGAACCCCTTCATCGGGGTGCTCGTCGTACTGGCCGCCGTCATGTACTGGCAGGACCCCGCCGACCCCGGCGTCTACATCCTCACCTCGATGGTGCTCATCAGCGCCCTGCTCCGGTTCTGGCAGGAGTTCCGGTCCTCCCGGTCCGCCGAGGCGCTCAAGAAGCTGGTCACCACGTCCTGCGCGGTGCGGCGGCGCTGGTGCGAGACCGCGGACACCGAAGAGATCCCGATGGAGCAGGTCGTCCCCGGCGACCTCGTGCGCCTCGCCGCCGGCGACCTGGTCCCCGCCGATCTGCGGCTGCTCACCGCCAAGGACCTGATGGTGAGCCAGGCCGCGCTGTCCGGCGAGTCCCTGCCCGTCGCCAAGGCCGACACGCGCGCCCATGACCTGGGCCAGCAGGCCACCGCGGACCCCGTCGAGGCCGACAACCTCTGCCTGATGGGCACGTCGGTGACGTCAGGCACGGCGACCGGCGTGGTCGTCGCGACCGGCGCGCACACCTACTTCGGCTCCATGGCGAGCGCGCTCACCGGCGACCGCCCGCAGACCGCGTTCGACGTCGGCGTGCGCAGGGTCAGCCTCCTGCTGATCCGGTTCATGCTGGTGATGGTTCCGGTCGTCTTCGCGATCAACGGCTTCACCAAGGGCGACTGGGACCAGGCGCTGCTGTTCTCGATCTCCGTGGCGGTCGGCCTCACCCCCGAGATGCTGCCGATGGTCGTCTCGGCGAACCTGGCGCGCGGCGCCGTCGCCATGTCGAAGCACCAGGTCGTCGTCAAGCAGCTCAACGCGATCCAGAACCTCGGCGCGATGGACGTCCTGTGCACGGACAAGACGGGCACGCTCACCGAGGACCGCATCGTCCTGGACCGCTACCTCGGCACGCGCGGCGAGGAGGACCGCGAGGTGCTGGAGTACGCCTACCTGAACTCCCATTTCCAGACGGGACTCCGCAACCTCATGGACCAGGCGGTCATCGACCGGGTCGACGAGGCCGAGGCGGTTGTCGTCGACCATCTCTTCACGGTGATCGACGAGATCCCCTTCGACTTCGCGCGCCGCCGCATGTCCGTCGTCCTGCGCCGCAACGAACTCTCCGGCCCCGTCTTCGAGCACACGCTCATCACCAAGGGCGCGGTCGAGGAGGTCCTCGACCGGTGCGACCACATGATGGACGGCGGCGAGCGCGTCGGCCTCACCCCGGAGCTGCGCGCCCACGTCACGCACCTCACCGACCGCCACAACCGGGAGGGCCTGCGGGTCCTCGCGGTCGCCACCCGCACCTTCCCCGTCGACCCGGACACCGCCGAGCGCGAGACCTACTCGGTGGCCGACGAGTCGGAGCTGACGCTCCTCGGCTTCCTCGCCTTCCTGGATCCGCCGAAGAAGGACGCGGCGGCCACGCTGCGCGCCCTCGCCGAGAACGGCGTCGCGGTCAAGGTCGTCACCGGCGACAACGAACTGGTCGCCGCGCGCGTCTGCGCCGACGTCGGCCTGGACACCGACGAGCTGATCACCGGCGCGACGGTCGACCTGGTCGACGACGTCGAGCTGATCGAACTGGCCCGTACGACCACGGTGTTCGCGAAGGTCAACCCGGTCCAGAAGGCGCGGATCGTGCGCGCCCTGAAGGCCGACGGGCACACGGTCGGCTTCCTCGGGGACGGCATCAACGACGCGGCGGCGCTGCGCGAGGCGGACGTGGGCGTCTCCGTCGACACGGCCGTGGACATCGCGAAGGAGTCCGCCGACATCATCCTCCTGAAGAAGGACCTGTTGGTCCTGGAGCAGGGCATATTGATGGGCCGTCAGACGTTCGGCAACACCATCAAGTACATCAAGATGACGGCGTCCTCGAACTTCGGGAACGTCTTCTCCGTCCTGGTCGCCTCGGCCTTCATCCCCTTCCAGCCGATGCTCGCCATCCACCTCCTGGTGCAGAACCTCTGCTACGACGTCAGCCAGCTGGCGATCCCGTGA